A region of Alphaproteobacteria bacterium DNA encodes the following proteins:
- a CDS encoding GNAT family N-acetyltransferase, with amino-acid sequence MITIDVAQSPADIEEIRALFTEYAASLYFDLCFQDFDTELASLPGSYAAPDGCLFLARAGNGQAAGCVGIRRLVDGGAEMKRLYVRADWRGQGMGRRLADSAIEFARAAGYQALRLDTIPDQMANADAMYRAMGFEETAAYYDNPRGITRCGWQVEPAQEPGGSAASAAIGLRHG; translated from the coding sequence TTGATCACCATCGACGTTGCGCAATCGCCGGCGGATATCGAGGAAATCCGCGCCCTGTTCACTGAATATGCGGCGTCGCTGTATTTCGACCTCTGTTTTCAGGATTTCGACACGGAACTGGCGTCTCTGCCGGGCAGTTACGCCGCGCCGGACGGTTGCCTGTTCCTGGCGCGTGCCGGGAATGGCCAGGCCGCCGGTTGCGTCGGCATACGGCGTCTGGTCGATGGCGGCGCGGAAATGAAACGGCTTTATGTTCGCGCTGACTGGCGCGGGCAGGGGATGGGCCGCCGGCTCGCCGACAGCGCCATCGAATTCGCCCGGGCGGCCGGTTATCAGGCGCTGCGGCTCGACACGATCCCCGATCAGATGGCGAATGCGGATGCCATGTATCGCGCCATGGGCTTCGAGGAGACCGCCGCCTATTACGACAATCCGCGCGGTATTACGCGCTGCGGCTGGCAGGTTGAACCGGCGCAAGAACCGGGTGGTTCGGCGGCAAGCGCCGCGATAGGGTTGCGGCATGGATAG
- a CDS encoding NUDIX domain-containing protein, which produces MGDDGYLMQLRDDKPGIFCPGQWGLFGGAQESGEGSAEALARELGEELHLYVAPDDLAFCFAFGVSVLDQPVRRRAFFEIALDPGRLDGLTLTEGQDMRVLTRSELFAPETKLCSYDAYALLTHLQKIR; this is translated from the coding sequence GTGGGCGACGACGGTTACCTGATGCAGTTGCGCGACGACAAGCCGGGGATATTCTGCCCGGGGCAATGGGGACTGTTCGGCGGCGCGCAGGAATCGGGCGAGGGATCGGCCGAGGCGCTGGCGCGGGAACTGGGCGAGGAACTGCACCTGTACGTCGCGCCCGATGACCTGGCATTTTGCTTCGCCTTCGGCGTGTCGGTTCTTGACCAGCCGGTGCGCCGTCGCGCGTTCTTTGAAATCGCGCTCGATCCCGGGCGGCTGGACGGTCTGACGCTGACCGAGGGGCAGGATATGCGGGTTCTGACGCGTTCGGAACTGTTTGCGCCGGAAACGAAACTCTGTTCCTACGACGCCTATGCGTTGCTGACGCATTTGCAGAAAATCCGCTGA
- a CDS encoding bifunctional helix-turn-helix domain-containing protein/methylated-DNA--[protein]-cysteine S-methyltransferase, giving the protein MTETDTYSPGRDYDRIAAALAYVDAHFEDQPSLGAIARHAGLSEFHFQRLFTRWVGISPKKFLQQLTLERAKQSLESSASVLDAAYDAGLSGPGRLHDLFVACEAVTPGEYKARGAGMTIRYGYHDSPFGECLLLVTDRGICGLAFIDPQRETRAEALAWLANGWSNAALVEDSAATRPFTERMFGLGGRALAGEGSPLRVLLRGTEFQVKVWRALLTIPPGRLTTYEDIGRRIGYTSNAARAIGRANGGNLISWLVPCHRVIRKTGAIGGYRWGRERKLAMIGWEAAHREAAA; this is encoded by the coding sequence ATGACCGAAACCGATACATACAGCCCCGGCCGCGATTATGACCGGATCGCCGCCGCGCTGGCCTATGTGGATGCGCACTTCGAGGATCAGCCCTCGCTCGGCGCGATCGCCCGCCATGCGGGGCTGAGCGAGTTTCACTTCCAGCGGCTGTTCACGCGGTGGGTCGGGATCAGCCCCAAGAAATTCCTGCAGCAGCTGACCCTGGAGCGCGCCAAGCAGAGCCTCGAATCCTCCGCCAGCGTGCTGGATGCGGCTTATGATGCGGGGCTGTCCGGTCCCGGGCGGCTGCACGACCTGTTCGTCGCCTGCGAGGCGGTGACGCCGGGCGAATACAAGGCGCGGGGCGCCGGCATGACGATCCGCTACGGCTACCATGACAGCCCGTTCGGCGAATGCCTGCTGCTGGTGACGGATCGCGGGATCTGCGGGCTGGCCTTTATCGACCCGCAGCGGGAAACCCGCGCCGAGGCGCTGGCCTGGCTGGCGAACGGCTGGTCCAATGCGGCGCTGGTGGAGGATTCTGCGGCGACGAGGCCGTTCACCGAGCGCATGTTCGGGCTGGGTGGCCGGGCGCTGGCGGGCGAGGGGTCGCCGCTGCGGGTGCTGCTGCGCGGCACGGAATTCCAGGTGAAGGTCTGGCGCGCGCTGCTGACGATCCCGCCGGGGCGGCTGACCACCTATGAGGATATCGGCCGCCGGATCGGCTATACCTCGAACGCCGCGCGCGCCATCGGCCGCGCCAACGGCGGCAACCTGATCTCCTGGCTGGTGCCCTGCCATCGGGTGATCCGCAAGACGGGCGCCATCGGCGGCTATCGCTGGGGCCGCGAACGCAAGCTCGCCATGATCGGCTGGGAGGCGGCGCATCGGGAGGCGGCGGCGTAA